Proteins encoded together in one Impatiens glandulifera chromosome 1, dImpGla2.1, whole genome shotgun sequence window:
- the LOC124922103 gene encoding phosphatidylinositol N-acetylglucosaminyltransferase subunit P-like, protein MEEPHSMNSPRRVLSFSRKGKDTLFVPNHDNSRTSSIAVSGQHGPKPSEVYGFVGTISTVVATVIFLIWAYLPENWLHFVGIFYYPNRYWALVVPTYTMVTVTLAIVFYIGLNFMATFPPTSLTTIFDDYSRDALNSSDLSMEDDEWPIEPISDIGIHLINDLIFKDWKS, encoded by the exons ATGGAGGAGCCACATTCCATGAACAGTCCTAGAAGAGTCCTTAGTTTTTCAAGAAAAGGGAAGGATACATTGTTTGTCCCTAATCATGACAACAGCAGGACTTCTAGTATTGCAGTTTCAGGGCAGCATGGACCAAAACCTTCTGAAGTTTATGGATTTGTTGGAACTATCTCAACTGTTGTGGCTACTG TTATTTTCTTGATATGGGCGTATCTTCCAGAGAATTGGCTACACTTTGTTGGAATATTTTACTACCCCAACAG ATATTGGGCTTTGGTTGTTCCAACCTATACAATGGTAACTGTAACATTAGCTATTGTGTTCTATATTGGTCTCAATTTCATGGCAACATTTCCTCCAACTTCCTTAACTACAATTTTCG ATGATTATAGTAGAGATGCTTTGAACTCGTCTGACTTGTCCATGGAAGACGATGAGTGGCCAATTGAGCCTATATCTGATATCGGGATACACTTGATAAATGATCTCATATTTAAAGATTGGAAAAGTTAA